Part of the bacterium genome is shown below.
CATGTGCAAAGTGCTCTATACGGGCGTCACGGCGGGCACGCTGCCGGTATACTTCAAGCCGAAGGAATCGGTACAGACCGTCGAGGTCGGCCAGCCGTTCAAGAACAGCTACCGCTTCGTGAATATGTCCAAAGACACCGTGCACTTCCGTCCCGTGCACTCGATTCTGCCGGAAGGCGCCTCGACCAAATTCACGATGACCAAGTGCTTCTGCTTCGACGATCAGACGATGGCGCCGGGAGCGGAGAAGACGTTTGAGGTTGTGTCCGTGCTGAGCGCCGACATGGACCCGAGTATCGAGCAGGTTACGCTGCACTATACGCTCTTCGAGAAGAATCCCGAAGAGATGGAGAAAAACCGCGAGGTGCCCAACGTCGCGCTGGGAACCGGAGGAAAGTAAGTCATGCACTCCGCACCACTCACGCCCGAAGTCCGGGCTCGCAACAAGAAAGTCGTCGTCTGGCTCGTCGCCACGATCATCGTGTTCACTGCGGGCAGTTTGATCTATCTCGCGTACTTCGGCGCGAATTTCCAGCGCCACGGTTTCCACTGACGAGCGCGGGTATCCGCAGATTCAATATTCGCACGCAGGCTCACGCTGGGATCACCGCCGCGCATTTTGGCGGCCAGCAGTCGTCCGTTTTGTCGTCCGCAACTCATGACTGGAACTTGTAAAGAGGATTTTTTCCTAAGCATGTCCCACACCGCCGCACACGACGGGCACACCGCCCATCACGACCACATTCATATTCCGCCGCCGAGCTACTGGCCGATCTTTCTGGCCATGGCCACCGGTCTCTTGCTGACTGGCGTCCTGCTCTGGTTATGGGATGCATCGGCCGCTACGGTGATCATGGGCCTGGGCGCCGTCACTGCGATTGTCGGCATGATGGGTTGGGCGCAGTCGCTGATCCGTGAGAATGCCGAACTGCCGGACGTGCTCGAGGACGACCGTTGGATGAAGCATGGTCTGAAGCTGTTCCTCGTGTCGGAAGCCGCCATCTTCGGCGCCTTCTTCGCGCACCACTACTACACGCGCTTCGATTTCCCGCACTGGCCGCCGGTCGGCGCTCCGCATCTCGATACCACGCTGCCGGCCATCGCGACCCTGATACTGATGACGTCCTCCTTCACCATGGAGCTGGCGCATCACAAGCTGAAGCACGACGACCGCGCCGGTTCACGCCTGTGGCTGGGCATCACAATTCTGCTGGGGCTCATCTTCTTGGGCTTTCAGGGACACGAATACGGCTTCCTCAAGGCCTATGACCAGTTCACGCTGTCGAGCGGCATGTTTGGTTCGCATTTCTTTGCCATGACGGGTTTCCATGGCGCGCATGTGGCCACCGGCTTGGTGATGATGTTCATTGTCGGCCTGCGCCTGCGGCTGGGCCACTACACCCCGGAACGCCACTTCAGCTTCGCGGCGGCTTCCTGGTATTGGCACTTTGTGGACGTAATCTGGGTATTCCTGTTCTTTACGATCTACCTGTTCTAAGCCAACAGTCTGACAACATTGAGGCGGCGGCCCAGGTCTTGGGCCGCCGCTTTTTATTGTGTGCGAACGCACCGATGGTGCCTATTTACTGTGTGAAATTCTGCGCACCGGCTGGGGACGGACTGGAGGGCCTCTCAAGGAATGCTCACAACGTAAGAAACCCGCAACATCCGGCGGTTAAGGGTTTAGTTTCATTTGCTATAGCGACCGAGACCGGGATGCTGGAAATTTGCGTCGAGATCATGCGCGGTCTTGCAATCTGAACAGTCGGGCACTATCTTACGCATACTTATCCGACCATGACTTCCTCACCCATTCACCGCAACCACCCTATGGGCCGATTGGCACTGATACTGGTCCTGGGACTGACGCTGAGCGCGTCGGCCCAACCGGTCATTGGGTCGGCCGCGCCGAACTTCACGCTCAACTTGGCCGGCGGCGGCGGATCCGTGACCTTGGCGAACTGGATCGGTGACGTGGTCTATATCAACTTCCTTGGCGCGACCTGCCCGGATTGCATTGCCGACGGGTTTCTGTCGGAAGAGGTATATGACATGTTCGCGGCGAACGAGAACCTGCACGTCATCGGCATTGACGTGTGGAACCTGCCCAGCGTGTTTGTCAACACGACGTTCCGGGCCAACTCGGGTATCACCTACCCGCTACTCATTACCGGCCGGGCGACGGGAATCGCCTATAATATGGAAGTTGAGCCCGTGCCTTCCACGCAGGACGTGGAGCATCGCGGTCATGTGATTATTGACCAGCAGGGCGTCATCCGCTACTACGCGCGCTATAATCCGTTTGGCGTCGAGCAGCAGCAGGAGATTATTGCACTGCTCAATACGCTGCTCGATCCGTGTGCGAACCTGCCGCAGCTTGACCCACCGCGAGAGGCAACGCTGCGGATGAACGACGACGGCAGCGATATCAAGCTGAGCTGGCAGCCGGTGCCGTGCGCGACGCACTACCTGGTCTACCGCTCGCTGACCGGTGACTGGGACGATGCCGAAATGCTCGGTGAGACATGTGACTTCGCATTTCCGGTCCACCCGACTGAAAACGAATTGGCTATTTATCGCATTGTCGCCCAGCGGCAGGCGACTCCGTAGACTGCCCCAACAAGAACCGAAAAAGCCCCGCGAAATTGCTTCGCGGGGCTTTTTGCTACAGAGAATTCCGGCGGCGATCAGTTTGCCGGGATGACGGCGTAGGGGAAGCCCCAACCGGTCGCATTGTAGGGCGCCGTGTCGTCGTAAATCGTCTCGTGGTCAATGAAATCCACGCCTACATGGTGCAGACCCAGACGCTGCCCGGCACGGTAGCTGCCCGTGTAGACGCCGTCGCCCGCGATCTCGTCGGGCGCGAGGCCGTCATCGTTGATCGGCAGGCGCGGCATGCGGCCGCGGCCATAAACATGCGGGCGCAGCACGCCAATCGGTCCCGGAATCGCTCCGGCGACTTCCACGAATATCGTAATTTCCTCACCGGCGAAGACCTGCGGCAGGTCGCCGCGCTCAAAGAACGTGTCGAGCGGATCGG
Proteins encoded:
- a CDS encoding cytochrome c oxidase assembly protein codes for the protein METQDELKTPDQKRKNKRMALLLLIPVVIFMFGFTYVQVPLFKMFCQKIGISLSPLNDVEYASTGRMCKVLYTGVTAGTLPVYFKPKESVQTVEVGQPFKNSYRFVNMSKDTVHFRPVHSILPEGASTKFTMTKCFCFDDQTMAPGAEKTFEVVSVLSADMDPSIEQVTLHYTLFEKNPEEMEKNREVPNVALGTGGK
- a CDS encoding heme-copper oxidase subunit III gives rise to the protein MSHTAAHDGHTAHHDHIHIPPPSYWPIFLAMATGLLLTGVLLWLWDASAATVIMGLGAVTAIVGMMGWAQSLIRENAELPDVLEDDRWMKHGLKLFLVSEAAIFGAFFAHHYYTRFDFPHWPPVGAPHLDTTLPAIATLILMTSSFTMELAHHKLKHDDRAGSRLWLGITILLGLIFLGFQGHEYGFLKAYDQFTLSSGMFGSHFFAMTGFHGAHVATGLVMMFIVGLRLRLGHYTPERHFSFAAASWYWHFVDVIWVFLFFTIYLF
- a CDS encoding redoxin domain-containing protein codes for the protein MALILVLGLTLSASAQPVIGSAAPNFTLNLAGGGGSVTLANWIGDVVYINFLGATCPDCIADGFLSEEVYDMFAANENLHVIGIDVWNLPSVFVNTTFRANSGITYPLLITGRATGIAYNMEVEPVPSTQDVEHRGHVIIDQQGVIRYYARYNPFGVEQQQEIIALLNTLLDPCANLPQLDPPREATLRMNDDGSDIKLSWQPVPCATHYLVYRSLTGDWDDAEMLGETCDFAFPVHPTENELAIYRIVAQRQATP